TGCCGAATGGTGCCAAGCTGCGCCGTACACTGGAGCGTTACATTGTGGATCTGGAAGAAAGTCTTGGCTATCAGCACGTATATACTCCGGTACTGGGTAATGTCGAGCTATACAAAACTTCGGGTCACTGGGAGCACTATCAGGAGGATATGTTCCCTACTATGGAGCTGGATAACGAGGCGCTTGTACTTCGTCCGATGAACTGTCCGCACCATATGATGGTATATAAAAATGAAATGCACAGCTATCGGGATCTGCCTGTCCGTATTGCAGAGCTTGGAATGCAGCATCGTTATGAAATGTCAGGAGCGCTGACTGGTTTGCACCGTGTTCGTGCAATGACACTGAACGATTCCCATATTTTCTGTCGCCCGGATCAGATCAAGGAAGAATTCGCACGCGTTATTGAACTGATCATGATTGCATACAAAGATTTTGGAATTCATGATTACAGATTCCGACTGTCTTACCGTGATCCTCAGGATACAGAGAAATATTTCCAAAACGATGAGATGTGGGAAATGTCGCAGCGTATGCTTAGAGAGGTTGTAGAAGGTCTTGATATGCCGTTCTATGAGGCAGAAGGGGAAGCGGCATTCTATGGTCCGAAACTTGATGTTCAAGTTAAAACAGCTCTTGGCAAGGAAGAGACACTCTCCACTGTACAGCTGGACTTCCTGCTGCCTGAGCGTTTCGAACTCGAATATGTAGGGGAAGATGGTCAGAAGCATCGTCCAGTCGTGATCCATCGCGGCATTTTGGGAACTATGGAGCGTTTCACTGCGTTCTTGCTCGAAAACTTTGCTGGAAACTTCCCGCTCTGGCTGTCTCCGGTTCAGGCCAAAGTTATTCCGGTATCCATTCACTTCGAAGAGTATGCGCGTCAGGTCGAAGATCAGCTGAAGCGTGCCGGTATTTCGGTAAATGCCGATCTGCGGAATGAGAAATTGGGCTACAAGATTCGTGAAGCTCAGCTCGAGAAGACTCCTTATATGTTCATTGTCGGGGAAAATGAAATGAATGAAGGCAGTGTGTCTGTCCGCAAACGCGGTGAGGGGGATCTTGGGGCGAAGCCGCTTCAAGAGGTTGTGGCGATGCTGAAAGAGGAAATTAATTCACGTACAGTTTAAAAACAGCAAGGATCAATTTCATTACACATGATGAAATTGATCCTTTTGCATAATATGGATTCGATATGGAGAACCTCTGCATATGAAAGGGAGGTTCATCTTATGGAATATCGCATGATTCGGCGACGTATGATGTTACTTCAATTCCTGCTGATCTGTTTCTTCTTGCTGTGCTGTAATCCGCAGGCTGTGGCGAGGGACTCCGAGAAATCAGAGGCTGTTCTTGCGCCCAAAAGCGAGCAGGTGCTCCACACGATAAATGTGACAGCTACCGGTTATACGGCAGGATATGAATCCACAGGAAAACGACCGAATCATCCTGAGTATGGAATAACCTATTCCGGCGTCAAAGTACACCGCAATAAAGAAGGGGTTTCAACCATTGCTGCTGATCCCAAGGTGTTTCCGCTTGGTACCGTCCTGTATATTCCTGGCTACGGATATGGAATTGTAGCTGATACAGGCTCCGCTATTAAAGGCTCCAAGATCGATCTTTATTTTCCCACGACCAAGGCAGTATATAGTGAATGGGGAAAGCGGGATGTGCAGGTGCAAGTTGTGAAGCAAGGGAATGGGAAATGTACAGAGCAAATGATCAAGCAGCTAGGAGAGGCATTAACGGTGAATAAATTTATCCCAGATGCACTGCTTGACAAGGAAATTTAATATCTGCACGATCAGGCGAGTCCGAAGGAATTGACAGCATATTCTGTTCATTTCTTTGGGCTCTTTTTATATATTTGTAATTTTGAAGGAGCTGAATAAGAACACATGGATCGTCACATAATACTTTTCGGGGATCGAAAGACACCCCGCCCAGACAACAGCATGCAGATCATTCACTTGCGTGAAAAGGGAGGTGAACCAAGTGAAAAAAGCAAATTCTCAAAACGCTCAAGGTTACCAAACGCCAAATGAGAAGTATGATGCAGAATTTGGAGCAGAACAAAATTCTGCTGCACAAAAAGTTCAACAAGCTAAAAC
This sequence is a window from Paenibacillus urinalis. Protein-coding genes within it:
- a CDS encoding 3D domain-containing protein, which encodes MEYRMIRRRMMLLQFLLICFFLLCCNPQAVARDSEKSEAVLAPKSEQVLHTINVTATGYTAGYESTGKRPNHPEYGITYSGVKVHRNKEGVSTIAADPKVFPLGTVLYIPGYGYGIVADTGSAIKGSKIDLYFPTTKAVYSEWGKRDVQVQVVKQGNGKCTEQMIKQLGEALTVNKFIPDALLDKEI
- the thrS gene encoding threonine--tRNA ligase; this translates as MSVSIKLPDGSVREYDNGASILDVAASISSGLKKNALAGKLDGIVVDLSTPLREGAVVEIVTGDSSDGLEVLRHSSAHLLAQAVKRLFGNKEVHLGVGPVIEDGFYYDMDLEHGLNPEDLLKIEKEMERIVNENLPIVRKEVSREEALRIFGELGDPYKLELIRDLPEDSIISIYEQGEFFDLCRGPHVPSTGKIKVFKLMNVAGAYWRGDSKNKMLQRVYGTAFAKKAQLDEHLHYLEEAKKRDHRKLGKELGMFTFSQLVGQGLPIWLPNGAKLRRTLERYIVDLEESLGYQHVYTPVLGNVELYKTSGHWEHYQEDMFPTMELDNEALVLRPMNCPHHMMVYKNEMHSYRDLPVRIAELGMQHRYEMSGALTGLHRVRAMTLNDSHIFCRPDQIKEEFARVIELIMIAYKDFGIHDYRFRLSYRDPQDTEKYFQNDEMWEMSQRMLREVVEGLDMPFYEAEGEAAFYGPKLDVQVKTALGKEETLSTVQLDFLLPERFELEYVGEDGQKHRPVVIHRGILGTMERFTAFLLENFAGNFPLWLSPVQAKVIPVSIHFEEYARQVEDQLKRAGISVNADLRNEKLGYKIREAQLEKTPYMFIVGENEMNEGSVSVRKRGEGDLGAKPLQEVVAMLKEEINSRTV